A stretch of Schaalia odontolytica DNA encodes these proteins:
- a CDS encoding FtsK/SpoIIIE domain-containing protein, with the protein MGGFLLWRLRSSVSLSSMLAPACAGVVLVAIIAAVVLAWRARRRRLGWDGGALSLILAGLPASSAPPRSARAAVWPGQPTRVGRRVRLAASGDAREPGECEAIGIVGVHASQCALWCAGQIAAQLGGARVWWNSATPVLMGNAGVDIHVSDHDSCPHCTRDAAHPTLHIGYASSLSLLPAWCAQVCVTNDAPVSSHWWWTVTRADAQDSLPARLDWDPASARGRGGGLSVRIGLGEEGPVDLDLVADGPHALVAGCTGSGKSEALLGWLAAIAHCYSPEQVRFILIDYKGGATFARLEALPHTQVLLTDLDAGATTRALEGIASILQRREETLGELGFPDLATWESAHEEEPVSVSAPPPRLIVAIDEFRVLAQAHPDSMEVLLRLAAQGRSLGLHLIAATQRPSGAVSAQMRANMDIRLCLRCVSASDSTDIIGDGRAASLPRIPGRAVLSDVGTIQLTYLADIASVVERCNAAWPRTGTEPLWAPPLPQELNWEDVDDAAQSFVDHAPEGNESHDGLPGGTNVSLGLAEGIERHSPIVWDGGSIQIQTSAHEARLAAQWALSLATRIAHDTRRPLHVIGEDAAGGATSQLPADAPSVIDLLEGICDHAPAVLALTDAPQLRSYLSQALAAPQAEALWTSLLAKARRAGIVIVAAFAGRFTPSSAAMGAFSTRIVRARDADEAVHAGIAPGELRALGEGQALVVRPGERPRLATIPRQAVRGRGDHPDTENDWRIPSPSQVAALVRNTRCPILIGPTYTTPTWAHALPWIIVGHRDDARVVEAIHAHLGWETPKISDVIPEEAWTRITRWDKHRVLALNPTHNVIRALIQHSHTPPLALTARRWDMTCGLISEGDTVSTVQLTAGSVNT; encoded by the coding sequence ATGGGAGGGTTTCTTCTGTGGAGGCTGCGCTCGTCCGTCTCGCTGTCCTCTATGCTCGCGCCGGCCTGCGCGGGTGTTGTACTGGTCGCGATCATCGCCGCGGTCGTCCTGGCGTGGCGGGCACGTCGGCGTCGCCTGGGCTGGGATGGAGGGGCACTGTCCCTGATCCTTGCGGGGCTTCCAGCCTCGTCCGCTCCTCCACGCTCTGCGCGGGCTGCCGTGTGGCCGGGGCAGCCCACGCGCGTGGGACGGCGCGTGCGGCTGGCGGCGTCCGGTGATGCGAGAGAGCCTGGTGAGTGCGAGGCGATCGGCATCGTCGGCGTCCACGCGTCCCAGTGCGCGCTGTGGTGCGCCGGCCAGATCGCCGCTCAACTCGGCGGGGCGCGCGTGTGGTGGAACAGCGCCACTCCCGTGCTCATGGGGAACGCGGGCGTGGATATCCACGTCAGCGACCACGACTCCTGCCCGCACTGTACGCGCGACGCCGCCCACCCAACGCTCCACATCGGATACGCCTCCTCGCTGTCGCTCCTTCCGGCGTGGTGCGCGCAGGTGTGCGTCACCAATGACGCACCCGTGAGCTCGCACTGGTGGTGGACCGTCACCAGGGCAGACGCGCAGGACAGCCTGCCCGCGCGGCTCGACTGGGATCCGGCCTCGGCGAGGGGACGCGGCGGTGGGCTGAGTGTGCGAATCGGCCTGGGAGAGGAGGGGCCCGTCGACCTGGACCTGGTCGCCGACGGGCCGCACGCGCTCGTCGCCGGGTGCACCGGATCGGGGAAATCAGAGGCGCTCCTCGGGTGGCTTGCCGCAATCGCACACTGCTACAGCCCCGAACAGGTCCGCTTCATCCTCATCGACTACAAGGGCGGGGCGACGTTCGCTCGCCTGGAGGCGCTTCCACACACCCAGGTACTCCTCACCGACCTCGACGCCGGGGCCACAACTCGAGCGCTGGAGGGGATCGCGTCGATCCTCCAGCGACGCGAGGAGACGCTCGGGGAGCTCGGTTTCCCCGACCTCGCCACCTGGGAGAGCGCTCACGAGGAGGAACCCGTCAGCGTGAGCGCTCCCCCGCCTCGTCTCATCGTCGCGATCGACGAGTTCCGCGTTCTCGCCCAGGCCCACCCCGATTCGATGGAAGTCTTGCTCCGTCTCGCCGCGCAGGGACGCAGCCTCGGCTTGCATCTCATCGCGGCCACCCAACGCCCCTCGGGCGCAGTGAGCGCACAGATGCGCGCAAACATGGACATTCGGCTGTGTCTGCGCTGTGTCAGCGCCTCGGACTCCACCGACATCATCGGGGACGGACGCGCCGCTTCACTGCCGCGTATCCCCGGTCGCGCGGTTCTGTCGGACGTGGGCACGATCCAGCTGACCTACCTCGCCGACATCGCGTCAGTGGTCGAGCGCTGCAACGCCGCGTGGCCTCGTACGGGCACCGAGCCCCTGTGGGCGCCGCCCCTACCCCAGGAGTTGAACTGGGAGGATGTCGACGACGCCGCACAGAGCTTCGTCGATCACGCCCCGGAGGGGAACGAGTCCCACGACGGACTCCCTGGCGGCACCAACGTGTCTCTCGGCCTTGCGGAAGGCATCGAGCGTCACTCCCCCATCGTCTGGGACGGAGGAAGCATCCAGATTCAGACCAGCGCGCACGAGGCGCGTCTCGCCGCGCAATGGGCTCTGTCCCTCGCGACCCGAATCGCTCACGATACCCGCCGCCCTCTCCACGTGATTGGCGAGGACGCGGCGGGAGGCGCGACTTCCCAGCTGCCTGCGGACGCACCCAGCGTCATCGACCTGCTGGAAGGCATCTGCGACCACGCGCCAGCGGTCCTCGCGCTCACGGATGCCCCGCAGCTGCGCTCGTATCTATCGCAGGCGCTCGCTGCTCCCCAGGCGGAGGCGCTGTGGACCTCGCTCCTGGCCAAGGCCAGGCGCGCTGGCATCGTCATCGTCGCAGCCTTCGCGGGCAGATTCACCCCGTCGAGCGCGGCAATGGGAGCGTTCTCGACGCGTATCGTGCGTGCGAGGGACGCGGACGAGGCCGTCCACGCCGGGATCGCGCCCGGGGAGCTGCGCGCTCTCGGTGAGGGGCAGGCGCTCGTCGTGCGACCGGGAGAGAGACCTCGCCTCGCCACCATCCCCCGGCAGGCCGTTCGTGGCCGGGGCGATCACCCGGATACCGAGAACGACTGGCGCATCCCCTCCCCCTCGCAGGTCGCTGCGCTGGTCAGAAATACCCGCTGTCCCATCCTAATCGGCCCCACCTACACCACCCCCACCTGGGCACACGCCCTGCCGTGGATCATCGTCGGGCACAGGGATGACGCCCGGGTCGTCGAGGCCATCCACGCCCACCTCGGTTGGGAAACACCAAAGATCTCTGACGTAATTCCCGAAGAAGCGTGGACTCGTATCACCAGATGGGACAAGCACAGGGTCCTCGCGCTCAACCCCACACACAACGTAATTCGCGCATTAATTCAACACAGCCACACGCCCCCGCTCGCCCTGACGGCACGACGGTGGGATATGACCTGCGGACTGATCAGCGAGGGTGATACCGTCAGTACTGTCCAACTGACCGCAGGGTCAGTTAACACCTAA
- a CDS encoding WhiB family transcriptional regulator: MDWRSKAACLTVDPELFFPIGNTGPAITQVAEAKAVCRECEVVGICLQWAIDNNQDSGVWGGMSEEERRSLKRRAARARRAGC, from the coding sequence ATGGATTGGCGCAGTAAGGCAGCATGCCTGACCGTAGACCCGGAACTTTTCTTCCCCATCGGGAACACGGGTCCGGCTATTACGCAGGTCGCCGAGGCCAAGGCTGTGTGCCGCGAGTGCGAGGTCGTGGGCATCTGCCTGCAGTGGGCCATCGACAACAACCAGGACTCCGGCGTGTGGGGTGGCATGAGCGAAGAAGAACGCCGCTCCCTCAAGCGCCGCGCCGCGCGCGCACGCCGCGCAGGCTGCTAA
- a CDS encoding sensor histidine kinase: MRSLMQLAEEASSTPLSEQDIDWLHLLLADWQVLADLAAADLVLWLPADDGRFIAAAHCRPATSTTVHVDDIIGLHLPAAREIDLRRALQTGQVVRSPAARWAGTYSMMETCVPVCHDGRIIAVVTREANLSSPRLSLGFEGWTVAAADTLCQMMARGEYPYDSTPQVTSHGVPRVLDGAVLLDAEGRVQHATPNAVSCLRRLGIRTHVTGKVLAQEITEVIGDGTLIEESMAVVVMGRASWRVEIAARASTVSMRALPLVNGRKRLGAVILTRDVSEVHRHEQELMTKDATIREIHHRVKNNLQTVSALLRLQSRRSSEEAVKVALAEAERRVQAIATVHAALSQNVDESVDFDEVARTIVRMAGAIASTDHAVEVITTGSFGTIQADQAQALATVLNELVANSVEHGLADRDGLIEVRAEREGTSMTVTVADDGVGFVPGTPMSGLGTQIVHQMVRGELKGSIEWAPREGGGTLVTLHANLDPA, translated from the coding sequence ATGCGTAGTCTCATGCAGTTAGCTGAAGAAGCCTCTTCGACGCCGTTGTCGGAGCAGGACATCGATTGGCTGCACCTCCTCCTCGCGGACTGGCAGGTGCTCGCCGATCTGGCGGCCGCCGACCTTGTTCTGTGGCTGCCCGCCGACGACGGACGCTTCATCGCGGCCGCCCACTGCCGTCCCGCGACTTCGACAACCGTCCACGTGGACGACATCATCGGCCTCCACCTGCCCGCCGCCCGCGAAATCGACCTGCGGCGCGCTCTGCAGACCGGTCAGGTCGTGCGTTCGCCCGCCGCCCGCTGGGCCGGCACCTATTCGATGATGGAAACCTGCGTGCCCGTGTGCCACGACGGGCGCATCATCGCCGTCGTCACGCGCGAGGCCAACCTGTCGAGTCCGCGTCTGTCCCTCGGCTTCGAGGGGTGGACCGTCGCCGCGGCCGACACCCTGTGCCAGATGATGGCGCGCGGCGAATACCCCTACGACTCAACACCGCAGGTCACCTCCCATGGCGTCCCGCGAGTCCTCGACGGCGCCGTCCTGCTGGATGCGGAGGGCCGCGTCCAGCACGCGACCCCCAACGCTGTGTCGTGCCTGCGCCGCCTCGGCATCCGCACGCACGTGACCGGAAAGGTTCTCGCTCAGGAGATTACCGAGGTCATCGGGGATGGCACCCTCATCGAGGAATCCATGGCGGTCGTTGTCATGGGCCGTGCCTCCTGGCGCGTCGAGATCGCCGCGCGCGCATCCACCGTCAGCATGCGTGCCCTGCCCCTCGTCAACGGACGTAAGCGCCTGGGCGCCGTCATCCTGACGCGCGACGTCTCCGAGGTTCACCGTCACGAGCAGGAACTCATGACGAAGGACGCGACGATCCGCGAGATCCACCACCGCGTCAAGAACAACCTGCAGACCGTATCCGCCCTGCTGCGCCTTCAGTCGCGCCGCTCCTCCGAGGAAGCCGTCAAGGTCGCGCTCGCTGAGGCCGAGCGCCGCGTGCAGGCGATCGCGACCGTGCACGCCGCCCTGTCGCAGAACGTCGATGAGTCGGTTGACTTCGACGAGGTCGCACGCACGATCGTGCGCATGGCCGGTGCGATCGCCTCCACGGACCACGCCGTCGAGGTCATCACGACCGGCAGTTTCGGTACCATTCAGGCCGATCAGGCTCAGGCCCTGGCGACAGTCCTCAACGAGCTGGTCGCCAACTCGGTTGAGCATGGCCTTGCGGACCGCGACGGCCTCATCGAGGTGCGCGCCGAGCGCGAGGGAACGTCCATGACCGTGACCGTCGCAGACGATGGCGTGGGCTTCGTGCCGGGCACGCCCATGAGCGGCCTGGGCACGCAGATCGTGCACCAGATGGTGCGCGGCGAGCTCAAGGGGTCGATCGAGTGGGCGCCCCGCGAGGGCGGCGGCACGCTCGTCACGCTCCACGCCAACCTGGATCCCGCCTGA
- a CDS encoding DUF2505 domain-containing protein, which yields MQFTQSMSYPGTVDEVVTMYLTPAYLERRFGQFVVEGSSTVSVEGQRVSFAGTVRPELIPAAAARFVKSDLRIAFTEEWTTNEAEATSRTSVTVDSAPVSVEATSTLAGTEAGSVRVVTGNVSVRVPLFGGRIEKEAVAHLGRVVEREQALAAQWLEEHR from the coding sequence ATGCAATTCACGCAGTCCATGTCGTATCCCGGTACGGTCGACGAGGTCGTCACCATGTACCTGACCCCCGCCTACCTGGAGCGACGCTTCGGCCAGTTTGTCGTCGAGGGTTCCTCCACCGTGTCGGTGGAGGGCCAGCGCGTGTCATTCGCGGGCACCGTGCGCCCGGAGCTGATTCCGGCGGCGGCCGCGCGCTTTGTCAAGTCTGATCTGCGCATCGCTTTCACCGAGGAGTGGACGACGAACGAGGCCGAGGCGACCTCGCGCACGTCCGTGACCGTGGACAGCGCCCCGGTGTCGGTCGAGGCCACGTCCACGCTGGCGGGCACCGAGGCGGGAAGTGTTCGCGTGGTGACCGGCAACGTGTCGGTGCGCGTGCCCCTGTTCGGCGGGCGCATCGAGAAGGAAGCGGTGGCGCACCTGGGCCGCGTCGTGGAGCGCGAGCAGGCGCTGGCTGCGCAGTGGCTGGAGGAGCATCGCTGA
- a CDS encoding OsmC family protein: MSDTPKSLYMQRTGVRQYVARNQDGAEIRIGHGPGLFSPGDLLKLAIAGCKAMSSDARLTARLGDDFEQFVGVSADYDQQNDRFTHVDVELVQDLSALSEEEIADLTRRADSAIERNCTIAHSVVDQALPASHTWTNERID; the protein is encoded by the coding sequence ATGAGTGATACCCCTAAGTCTCTGTACATGCAGCGTACGGGCGTGCGTCAGTACGTCGCCCGCAACCAGGACGGCGCCGAGATCCGCATCGGTCACGGCCCCGGCCTCTTCTCCCCCGGCGACCTGCTCAAGCTCGCGATCGCGGGCTGCAAGGCCATGAGCTCGGATGCGCGCCTGACGGCTCGCCTGGGCGATGACTTCGAGCAGTTCGTCGGCGTGTCCGCCGACTACGACCAGCAGAACGATCGCTTCACGCACGTGGACGTCGAGCTGGTCCAGGACCTGTCTGCCCTGTCCGAGGAAGAGATCGCAGACCTGACGCGCCGCGCCGATTCCGCCATCGAGCGTAACTGCACGATCGCGCACTCGGTCGTCGACCAGGCCCTGCCGGCCTCGCACACGTGGACGAACGAGCGGATCGACTGA
- a CDS encoding thymidylate synthase — MSAVDRQYEDLLARIMREGTPKGDRTGTGTRSMFGAQLRYDLSKGFPLITTKRVHLKSVVGELLWFLSGSSNVSWLQDNGIRIWNEWADEDGELGPVYGVQWRSWNAGEGRHIDQISQVLETLKTNPDSRRMVVSAWNVGDLPQMALEPCHAFFQLYVADGRLSLQLYQRSADMFLGVPFNIASYSLLTHMFAQQAGLQVGDFIWTGGDCHIYSNHTEQVTEQLSREPYPFPRLELAKAPSMFEYSFDDISVTDYQHHPTIKAPVAV, encoded by the coding sequence GTGAGCGCCGTCGACCGCCAGTACGAGGACCTGCTGGCGCGCATTATGCGCGAGGGCACCCCCAAGGGTGACCGCACCGGCACGGGCACGCGTTCCATGTTTGGGGCGCAGCTGCGCTACGACCTGTCCAAGGGCTTCCCGCTGATCACGACGAAGCGCGTGCACCTCAAGTCGGTGGTCGGCGAACTCCTGTGGTTCCTGTCGGGTTCGTCGAACGTGTCCTGGCTCCAGGACAACGGGATCCGCATCTGGAACGAGTGGGCGGACGAGGACGGCGAGCTGGGCCCGGTGTACGGCGTCCAGTGGCGTTCGTGGAACGCCGGGGAGGGTCGCCATATCGACCAGATCTCCCAGGTCCTCGAGACACTGAAGACAAACCCGGATTCGCGCCGCATGGTGGTGTCCGCGTGGAACGTCGGCGACCTGCCGCAGATGGCGCTCGAGCCCTGCCACGCGTTCTTCCAGCTGTACGTGGCCGACGGCCGCCTGTCGCTGCAGCTTTACCAGCGCAGCGCGGACATGTTCCTGGGCGTTCCCTTCAACATCGCGTCCTACTCCCTGCTCACCCACATGTTCGCCCAGCAGGCGGGCCTTCAGGTCGGCGACTTCATTTGGACGGGCGGGGACTGCCACATCTACTCCAACCACACGGAGCAGGTGACCGAGCAGCTGAGCCGCGAGCCCTACCCATTCCCGCGCCTAGAGCTCGCGAAGGCTCCCTCGATGTTCGAGTACTCCTTCGATGACATCTCGGTGACGGACTACCAGCATCACCCCACGATCAAGGCTCCGGTCGCGGTATGA
- a CDS encoding dihydrofolate reductase — MTKLGAIWAQDCNGIIGTGTAMSWHVPADFRHFKESTMGCPIIMGRRSWEALGRALPGRTNIVITRTPGYEAEGALVVSSVDEALQIAREETARTDAPYIWITGGAQLYAQTLPLLDEAVVTDLELDVAASAPEGSSFVYAPPLDPALWRRDEERSDAEWRERSGDARWKVSTWVQR; from the coding sequence ATGACGAAGCTGGGAGCGATTTGGGCGCAGGATTGCAACGGGATCATCGGGACGGGCACGGCCATGTCCTGGCATGTTCCCGCTGATTTCCGGCACTTCAAGGAGTCCACGATGGGCTGCCCGATCATCATGGGCCGCCGCTCGTGGGAGGCTCTCGGGCGCGCTCTGCCGGGTCGCACGAACATCGTCATCACCCGTACGCCCGGGTACGAGGCCGAGGGCGCTCTCGTCGTCTCTTCCGTCGACGAGGCACTGCAGATCGCACGCGAGGAAACGGCGCGAACGGACGCCCCCTACATCTGGATCACGGGCGGGGCTCAACTGTACGCGCAGACCCTTCCCCTTCTGGACGAGGCCGTGGTGACCGACCTGGAGCTGGACGTGGCCGCGAGCGCACCCGAGGGGTCGTCCTTCGTGTACGCGCCGCCGCTGGATCCGGCGCTGTGGCGCAGGGACGAAGAGCGCAGCGACGCCGAGTGGCGTGAGCGCTCCGGCGATGCTCGCTGGAAGGTGAGCACCTGGGTGCAGCGCTAA
- a CDS encoding MFS transporter, whose amino-acid sequence MPSSPLLTNPTLRALVAIALFTYTAQNMLNVSIAPLSRALDLPEWIVGAAVSLAAAAVTALSQFWGRRSIAWGRRRVILLALFLALTAGTLFSAAVWARAAGYIGAFLAAGAIMAARGPFFGAAVAAIPPTGQALVAEVTPDEASRVRGTSAFSGAINLSVMVGSLVSSALGAWWIFGPVHATPIFVLIALAIALIWLPRDGASTRPRRRLLHLTAKDTQPEQAAPASSTEPATDNASGATATTELPPRVRWTDRRIAPWIASVFGIYFANGVVQITMGFLVQDRGGLEPAPAVSITALMLLANAAGAMLMQLIVVPRLGWSPRTLLRTGMTLAVVALSCLTIAPSLWALAVSTFAMGVASGMASPGYSAGASLAVSAREQGGIAGVINATGAITWIVAPVSATALYGWMPLSPFLLALSLVALSCTCAWWLLHRAKSAARPLD is encoded by the coding sequence GTGCCCTCATCACCTTTGCTGACGAATCCGACGCTGCGCGCGCTCGTGGCGATCGCGCTGTTCACGTACACGGCGCAGAACATGCTCAACGTGTCGATCGCTCCCCTGTCGCGCGCCCTTGACCTGCCCGAGTGGATCGTGGGCGCGGCTGTTTCGTTGGCGGCCGCCGCAGTGACGGCGCTCAGCCAGTTCTGGGGGCGCCGTTCGATCGCCTGGGGACGCAGGCGCGTCATCCTGCTGGCGCTCTTCTTGGCGCTCACGGCGGGCACGCTTTTTTCGGCGGCCGTGTGGGCGCGGGCTGCCGGTTACATCGGCGCTTTCCTCGCGGCGGGTGCCATCATGGCGGCGCGCGGCCCCTTTTTCGGCGCGGCCGTCGCGGCGATCCCGCCGACGGGCCAGGCCCTCGTCGCCGAGGTGACCCCCGACGAGGCCTCGCGCGTGCGCGGCACATCCGCATTCTCCGGCGCGATCAACCTGTCCGTCATGGTCGGTTCCCTCGTCTCGTCGGCGCTGGGTGCCTGGTGGATTTTCGGCCCCGTGCACGCCACCCCGATCTTCGTCCTCATCGCCCTGGCCATCGCCCTCATCTGGCTGCCCCGCGACGGTGCATCCACGCGCCCAAGGAGGCGCTTGCTGCACCTGACGGCCAAGGACACACAGCCCGAGCAGGCGGCCCCGGCCTCGTCGACTGAACCCGCGACCGATAACGCGAGCGGGGCGACAGCAACCACCGAGCTACCCCCGCGCGTGCGGTGGACCGACCGGCGTATCGCCCCGTGGATCGCCTCGGTGTTCGGCATCTATTTCGCGAACGGCGTCGTTCAGATCACGATGGGCTTCCTCGTCCAGGACCGCGGCGGACTCGAGCCCGCGCCCGCCGTTTCCATCACCGCCCTCATGCTGCTGGCCAACGCCGCCGGAGCCATGCTCATGCAGCTGATCGTCGTGCCGCGCCTCGGATGGAGTCCACGCACGCTGCTGCGCACGGGCATGACGCTCGCCGTCGTGGCTCTCTCGTGCCTGACGATCGCGCCGTCGCTGTGGGCGCTGGCAGTCTCAACGTTCGCGATGGGCGTCGCCTCGGGCATGGCCTCCCCCGGCTACTCGGCGGGAGCGTCCCTGGCGGTGAGCGCGCGCGAGCAGGGCGGCATCGCCGGCGTCATCAACGCGACCGGCGCTATCACGTGGATCGTCGCCCCCGTGAGCGCCACTGCCCTGTACGGCTGGATGCCGCTGTCGCCCTTCCTGCTGGCGCTCTCGCTCGTCGCCCTGTCGTGCACCTGCGCCTGGTGGCTGCTGCACCGAGCAAAGAGCGCGGCCCGGCCCCTGGACTAG
- the fumC gene encoding class II fumarate hydratase: MAQETRTETDSMGAVEVPANRYWGAQTERSLHNFDIGRNTFVWGRPMVRALGILKKSAALANAELGELPADIANYIAQAGDEVISGKLDDNFPLVVFQTGSGTQSNMNANEVISNRAIEIAGGTMGTKSPVHPNDHVNRGQSSNDTFPTAMHIAVVSELHDMYPRVRQLRDTLDKKAKEFEDVIMVGRTHLQDATPIRLGQVISGWVAQIDFALDGIEYADTRARELAIGGTAVGTGLNAHPKFGELTAKKISEETGIEFTQADNLFAALGAHDALVLVSGALRVLADALMKIANDVRWYASGPRNGIGELIIPENEPGSSIMPGKVNPTQCEAMTMVATQVFGNDATVGFAGSQGNFQLNVFKPVMAWNVLESIRLLGDACVSFDTHCAYGIEPNYEKIQHNLDINLMQVTALNRHIGYDKASKIAKNAHHKGLSLRESALELGFLTAEEFDAWVVPADMTHPSAADE; encoded by the coding sequence GTGGCACAAGAAACCCGTACCGAAACCGACTCGATGGGCGCCGTTGAGGTCCCCGCGAACCGCTACTGGGGCGCTCAGACTGAGCGTTCACTGCACAACTTCGACATTGGACGCAACACCTTCGTGTGGGGCCGCCCGATGGTGCGCGCCCTTGGCATCCTGAAGAAGTCCGCGGCCCTGGCCAACGCCGAGCTGGGCGAGCTGCCCGCCGACATCGCGAACTACATCGCGCAGGCCGGCGACGAGGTCATCTCCGGCAAGCTCGACGACAACTTCCCGCTGGTCGTCTTCCAGACCGGTTCGGGCACGCAGTCGAACATGAACGCCAACGAGGTCATCTCCAACCGCGCCATCGAGATCGCGGGCGGCACCATGGGCACCAAGTCCCCCGTCCACCCCAACGATCACGTGAACCGTGGCCAGTCCTCGAACGACACGTTCCCCACCGCCATGCACATCGCGGTCGTCTCCGAGCTGCACGACATGTACCCGCGCGTGCGCCAGCTGCGTGACACCCTGGACAAGAAGGCCAAGGAGTTCGAGGACGTCATCATGGTGGGCCGCACCCACCTGCAGGACGCCACCCCGATCCGCCTGGGCCAGGTCATCTCCGGCTGGGTTGCTCAGATCGACTTTGCCCTCGACGGCATCGAGTACGCCGACACCCGTGCGCGCGAGCTGGCCATCGGCGGCACCGCCGTGGGCACCGGCCTGAACGCTCACCCGAAGTTCGGTGAGCTCACCGCCAAGAAGATCTCCGAGGAGACCGGCATCGAGTTCACGCAGGCCGACAACCTGTTCGCCGCCCTGGGCGCGCACGACGCGCTGGTGCTGGTCTCGGGCGCGCTGCGCGTCCTGGCCGACGCCCTCATGAAGATCGCGAACGACGTGCGCTGGTATGCCTCCGGCCCGCGTAACGGCATCGGCGAGCTGATCATCCCCGAGAACGAGCCGGGCTCGTCCATCATGCCGGGCAAGGTCAACCCGACCCAGTGCGAGGCCATGACCATGGTCGCCACCCAGGTCTTCGGCAATGACGCGACGGTCGGCTTCGCCGGCTCGCAGGGCAACTTCCAGCTCAACGTCTTCAAGCCCGTCATGGCGTGGAACGTCCTGGAGTCCATCCGCCTGCTGGGCGACGCTTGCGTGTCCTTCGATACGCACTGCGCGTACGGCATCGAGCCCAACTACGAGAAGATCCAGCACAACCTGGACATCAACCTCATGCAGGTGACGGCCCTGAACCGCCACATCGGCTACGACAAGGCCTCCAAGATCGCGAAGAACGCGCATCACAAGGGCCTGTCGCTGCGCGAGTCCGCCCTCGAGCTGGGCTTCCTGACCGCCGAGGAGTTCGACGCGTGGGTCGTTCCCGCCGACATGACACACCCCAGCGCCGCCGACGAGTGA
- a CDS encoding sulfite exporter TauE/SafE family protein, which produces MANTDSQPLTPSRILLVIVTGVGAGFLSGLFGVGGGLVIVPALMAVLGMDQRRASATSLAAIIVTAAVGSGNYALYGEVSWAGAALLVVGALAGSQIGVWLLRRLPAPALPWILIGFTVFVIVSQYLHVPTREGSVSLTSASCALMILVGLCAGILSGLVGVGGGSVIVPGMELAVGAGDLIARGTSLLVMIPTGIAGTVTNLRHRMVDLRVGLIVGVSAAATTPFGRLVAMLVSPSVGAILFNIFLLSIIASTILTMRKKARVQG; this is translated from the coding sequence ATGGCCAACACCGACTCCCAGCCCCTCACCCCAAGCCGCATCCTCCTCGTCATCGTGACAGGCGTAGGCGCTGGATTCCTCTCCGGACTCTTCGGGGTGGGAGGCGGCCTCGTCATTGTGCCCGCCCTGATGGCCGTCCTGGGCATGGATCAGCGCCGAGCCTCGGCCACGTCGCTTGCCGCCATCATCGTCACCGCTGCCGTCGGCTCGGGTAACTACGCCCTGTACGGCGAGGTCTCCTGGGCGGGAGCCGCCCTCCTCGTGGTCGGCGCGCTCGCGGGCTCACAGATCGGAGTGTGGCTCCTGCGCCGCCTCCCCGCGCCCGCGCTGCCCTGGATCCTCATCGGCTTCACCGTCTTCGTCATCGTCTCCCAATACCTGCACGTCCCCACACGAGAGGGAAGCGTGTCGCTGACATCGGCCTCGTGCGCCCTCATGATCCTGGTCGGCCTGTGCGCCGGCATCCTCTCTGGCCTGGTCGGCGTGGGCGGCGGATCTGTCATCGTGCCCGGCATGGAGCTCGCCGTCGGCGCGGGAGACCTCATCGCGCGCGGCACGTCTCTCCTCGTCATGATCCCCACCGGCATCGCCGGCACCGTCACCAACCTGCGCCACCGCATGGTCGACCTGCGCGTCGGCCTCATCGTCGGCGTATCCGCGGCAGCCACGACCCCCTTCGGGCGCCTCGTGGCCATGCTCGTATCCCCGAGCGTGGGCGCGATCCTCTTCAACATCTTCCTGCTCTCCATCATCGCCTCGACGATCTTGACGATGCGCAAGAAAGCGCGCGTCCAGGGCTAA
- a CDS encoding NAD(P)H-dependent oxidoreductase, with the protein MSNVLIVSGHPRTGDDSVANKTILEELAVLLPGAEIDHLDDLYPEYTFDIEAEQEKLRAADVIVLQYPLWWYGWPALLQKWMEDVFVRGFSHGSSGTALRGKKLVVSVTTGAAEAYYAPDSVDFNDLLTPAKATCALTGMEFTGSLPLYGVSYANRTDEAARADMVERSREHAKHLAEFVSSL; encoded by the coding sequence ATGTCCAACGTGCTGATTGTGTCGGGACACCCGCGCACCGGCGATGATTCGGTTGCGAATAAGACGATCCTGGAGGAGCTTGCGGTCCTGCTTCCTGGCGCCGAGATTGATCATCTCGATGACCTCTATCCGGAGTACACGTTCGACATTGAGGCGGAGCAGGAAAAGCTTCGCGCCGCGGACGTCATCGTGTTGCAGTATCCGCTGTGGTGGTACGGCTGGCCGGCGCTGCTGCAGAAGTGGATGGAGGACGTGTTTGTGCGCGGTTTCAGCCACGGGTCTTCGGGTACGGCTCTGCGCGGTAAGAAGCTGGTCGTGTCGGTGACGACGGGTGCAGCGGAGGCGTACTACGCTCCGGATTCCGTCGATTTCAATGACTTGCTGACGCCCGCGAAGGCGACGTGCGCGCTGACGGGCATGGAGTTTACGGGGAGCCTTCCCCTGTACGGGGTGTCGTACGCGAATCGCACGGATGAGGCGGCGCGCGCCGACATGGTGGAGCGTTCGCGCGAGCACGCGAAGCACCTCGCGGAGTTCGTCTCCTCCCTCTGA